In Rhinoraja longicauda isolate Sanriku21f chromosome 13, sRhiLon1.1, whole genome shotgun sequence, one genomic interval encodes:
- the LOC144599202 gene encoding alpha-1,4-N-acetylglucosaminyltransferase-like: MISMHHGYFFIITFGVCVLLYAHWYMETQRKDRNDMLRMSHVDDEATMEDPHPLLNPGIMFVETSDNVELKPLVACSVESTARQNPDKPIYFFMKRFSGNLSQYPEPKYRLIPLLSSVKNVVLLPLNAAELFDDTSLKFWYQKVDPKKEKYWIHVFSDGCRLALLWKYGGIYLDSDIISMKPLPFGNFTCPQSSDIISNGVLGFHHRHHPFLWNCMEDFVAKYVGHIWGQQGPQLITRVLKSWCQKKYLGSFIGKECNGISLWIINRFYPITYPSWGKYFAPWEKKNMEQTFSATYGAHVWNSMNPNNTKKIVAGSGSLIERLFQLYCPTTYRYLIKFNNSSMI; this comes from the exons ATGATTTCCATGCATCATGGTTATTTCTTTATCATCACATTTGGAGTTTGTGTCCTGCTATATGCACATTGGTATATGGAAACACAACGCAAGGATCGTAATGACATGTTAAGAATGTCACACGTGGACGATGAAGCTACCATGGAGGATCCTCATCCACTCCTGAATCCTGGGATTATGTTTGTGGAAACGTCGGACAATGTGGAGCTGAAGCCATTGGTAGCTTGCTCAGTGGAGTCCACTGCTCGTCAAAACCCAGATAAACCAATCTATTTCTTCATGAAGAGGTTCAGTGGCAACTTGAGCCAGTATCCAGAGCCTAAGTACAGACTCATCCCGTTGCTCTCCTCAGTGAAGAATGTTGTCCTTCTACCTTTAAACGCTGCCGAACTGTTTGATGATACTTCGTTGAAATTCTGGTATCAAAAG GTGGATCCAAAAAAGGAGAAGTATTGGATCCATGTTTTTTCTGACGGCTGCAGATTGGCACTGCTGTGGAAGTACGGGGGCATCTACCTGGACAGTGACATTATATCAATGAAGCCGTTGCCCTTTGGCAACTTTACATGTCCACAGAGCTCAGATATAATCAGTAACGGGGTACTGGGTTTCCATCACAGGCACCATCCTTTTCTATGGAATTGCATGGAAGATTTTGTGGCCAAATACGTTGGACATATTTGGGGTCAGCAAGGTCCTCAACTGATTACCCGTGTGCTGAAGAGTTGGTGTCAGAAGAAGTACCTAGGTTCCTTCATTGGCAAAGAATGCAATGGCATCTCTTTATGGATTATAAATCGATTCTACCCAATCACATATCCATCTTGGGGGAAGTACTTTGCTCCCTGGGAAAAAAAAAACATGGAGCAGACCTTTTCAGCCACATATGGCGCACATGTTTGGAATTCTATGAATCCAAATAACACAAAGAAAATAGTTGCTGGAAGTGGATCATTAATTGAACGTTTATTCCAGTTATATTGTCCAACTACATACAGATATTTAATTAAATTCAATAACAGTTCAATGATTTAG